One window of the Populus nigra chromosome 4, ddPopNigr1.1, whole genome shotgun sequence genome contains the following:
- the LOC133691091 gene encoding glutathione S-transferase F11-like, translated as MATPVTIYGPPVSTAVSRVVATLIEKDVPFQLIPIDLYKGEQKKPEYLKIQPFGQVPAFKDESITLFESRAICRYICDKYADKGNKSLYGTDILSKANIDQWVETDGQTFGPPSWVLLLDLFSSVPVDEALVKKNVDKLAKVLDIYEQKLGQTRFLAGDEFSFADLSHLPHGDYLVNSTDRYGYLFTSRKNVNRWWTEISNRESWKKVLEMRKNA; from the exons ATGGCAACTCCGGTGACTATTTACGGACCACCAGTGTCCACAGCAGTGTCTAGAGTCGTAGCTACTCTGATCGAGAAAGACGTGCCCTTTCAGCTCATTCCCATTGACCTCTACAAAGGTGAACAGAAGAAGCCTGAGTACCTCAAGATCCAG CCCTTTGGCCAAGTACCAGCTTTTAAAGACGAGAGCATCACCCTCTTTG AGTCAAGAGCAATATGCAGGTATATATGTGACAAATATGCTGACAAGGGAAACAAGAGCTTATACGGCACAGACATCTTATCAAAAGCAAATATAGATCAATGGGTAGAAACTGATGGGCAGACTTTCGGTCCACCAAGCTGGGTCTTGTTGCTTGACCTATTTAGTAGTGTCCCAGTAGACGAAGCCTTGGTAAAGAAGAATGTAGATAAGTTGGCGAAAGTGCTTGACATTTATGAGCAGAAGCTTGGCCAGACTCGGTTTTTGGCTGGAGATGAATTTTCTTTTGCTGATCTTTCACACCTGCCTCATGGGGACTACTTGGTGAATTCAACCGACAGGTACGGATACCTGTTTACTTCCAGGAAGAATGTAAACAGGTGGTGGACTGAGATTTCTAACAGGGAATCCTGGAAGAAGGTTcttgaaatgaggaaaaatGCTTGA
- the LOC133690496 gene encoding glutathione S-transferase F11-like has protein sequence MATPVKVYGPPLSTAVSRVLVTLLEKDVPFQIIPVDMSKGEHKKPDYLKIQPFGQVPAFQDESISLFESRSICRYVCEKYADRGDKGLYGTNPLERASIDQWVEAEGQSFGPSSGALVFQLAFAPRMNIPQDHGVIKQNEEKLGKVLDIYEQRLGESRFLAGDDFTFADLSHLPNGDYLVNATDKGHLFTSRENVGRWWNEISDRESWKKVIEMRKSG, from the exons ATGGCAACTCCAGTGAAGGTGTACGGACCACCATTATCCACAGCAGTGTCTAGAGTCCTAGTTACTCTTCTTGAGAAAGATGTGCCTTTTCAGATCATTCCTGTTGACATGTCCAAAGGTGAACACAAGAAGCCTGATTACCTCAAGATTCAG CCCTTTGGCCAAGTACCGGCTTTTCAAGATGAAAGCATTTCCCTCTTTG AATCAAGATCCATATGCAGGTATGTGTGTGAGAAATATGCAGATAGAGGAGACAAGGGGTTATACGGTACAAACCCATTAGAAAGGGCATCAATAGATCAATGGGTAGAAGCTGAGGGGCAGAGTTTTGGGCCATCAAGTGGGGCTTTGGTGTTTCAGCTTGCATTCGCACCAAGAATGAATATCCCACAAGACCACGGTGTGATAAAGCAGAACGAGGAGAAGCTGGGGAAAGTGCTTGATATTTATGAGCAGAGGCTTGGAGAGAGTCGGTTCCTGGCTGGAGATGATTTTACTTTTGCTGATCTTTCACACTTGCCTAATGGAGATTACTTGGTGAATGCTACGGACAAGGGACATCTTTTTACTTCCAGGGAAAATGTGGGGAGGTGGTGGAATGAGATTTCTGACAGGGAATCTTGGAAGAAGGTTATTGAGATGAGGAAAAGTGGTTGA
- the LOC133692270 gene encoding glutathione S-transferase F11-like, which produces MATPVTIYGPPLSTAVSRVLATLIEKDVPFHLVPIDLSKGEQKKPEYLKIQPFGQVPAFKDESITLFESRAICRYICDKYADKGNRSLYGTDILSKANIDQWVETDGQTFGPPSGDLVHDLLFSSVPVDEALIKKNVDKLAKVLDIYEQKLGQTRFLAGDEFSFADLSHLPNGDYLVNSTDKGYLFTSRKNVNRWWTEISNRESWKKVLEMRKNA; this is translated from the exons ATGGCAACTCCGGTGACTATTTACGGACCACCATTGTCCACAGCAGTGTCTAGAGTCCTAGCTACTCTGATCGAGAAAGACGTGCCCTTTCACCTCGTTCCCATTGACCTCTCCAAAGGTGAACAGAAGAAGCCTGAGTACCTCAAGATCCAG CCCTTTGGCCAAGTACCAGCTTTTAAAGACGAGAGCATCACCCTCTTTG AGTCAAGAGCAATATGCAGGTACATATGTGACAAATACGCTGACAAGGGAAACAGGAGCTTATACGGCACAGACATCTTATCAAAAGCAAATATAGATCAATGGGTAGAAACTGATGGGCAGACTTTCGGTCCACCAAGCGGGGACTTGGTTCATGACCTTCTATTTAGTAGTGTCCCCGTAGACGAAGCCCTGATAAAGAAGAACGTAGATAAGTTGGCGAAAGTGCTTGACATTTATGAGCAGAAGCTTGGCCAGACTCGGTTTTTGGCTGGAGATGAATTTTCTTTTGCTGATCTTTCACACCTGCCTAATGGGGACTACTTGGTGAATTCAACTGACAAGGGATACCTGTTTACTTCCAGGAAGAATGTAAACAGGTGGTGGACTGAGATTTCTAACAGGGAATCCTGGAAGAAGGTTcttgaaatgaggaaaaatGCTTGA